The following DNA comes from Mycobacteriales bacterium.
CCCGGCGTCAGATCCCGATAGCGGGCCTCGAGAAGACAGTAGAGCCCGTAGGACAGCAGACCGAACGCCAACGCGGTCACAGTGACCCGGCCATACGCGGCATGCGCCACCGATCGGAAGGTGGCGTCCAGTCCCTTGGTCTGACGTGCCTCGCCGAGGACGGCAGCCTTGAGAATGAAGGCTCCCACGAGAACGAAGACCGTCGCCCGCGCGATGCACCCGAGCGCTCCGAGCACGCGAATGACGGTGCCGAACCACGGGGGGTGGAGCTCGGCGACGAATCGCTCCTGGAAGGTGAGCTTGACCGATCGCCGACCCAATTCGAGACCGGAGAGGACGAACAGGACGCCGGCGACCCAGACGAGCAGGTGACCGGGCCCGCTGCGCAACAGGGTCGCGGTCAGCGCGGTGTCCTGCGCCTGTTCAGACCCGGCCGTGCCGGCCACCCGTCCGAACGAGTCCAGCAGCGACAAGGTGGTGATGCAGAATGCGACGTACAGCAGGCACCCGAAGCAGGACACCGCCCGCATGCGCCAGCGGTTCATCCTGCTGCCCGCGCGACCCGGCCTGAAGACCGCTTCGACGAGTTGGTTCAGCGCATAGCAGGCGAAGCCGGCGGCGAGCAGGAGCAGCGTCACCTGCCCCCAAGTCTGGCGGGCCGCTTCCTGCACGGCACCCGCGCTGCTCGCCGGCTCTGCCGTCCGCCCGCCTACGGCCGCGAGCGCGATCCGCAGGGCGAGATAGCCCAGCAGAAGGTAGACCACGGCACGTGACACGAGGCCCCACTGGGTCAGCGCCCGCAACCAACGGCCCGGCGCTCCAGCCGTGATCGAGGCTGCGACAGCGGAGAGCTGCCCCGACTCGTTCGGCATCTCTTCAGCTAAGCCGATCTCCTCCGGCTCCGGAACACTGGGCACCTGGCTGCGGTCAGCGGCGCACCGCCTGTCGCGAACGATCCTCGCTGATCGACGGGGTCGACGGCCGATTCCGTCGCGTCAGCGCGACTCCGACGAGAGTCGAGAGTGAGGATCACGCCACGGCGCAGGGATTCGTCGCCGCCGGTCTCGGGATCAGCCTGATCCCGGAGATCGGGCTGGCCAGACGCCATCCGGCCGTCGCCGTACGCTCGGTCTGCAGGCCGGAACCGGTCCGGGCCATCCATGCGGCTGTGCGGGAGACCTCGCTCGGCCAGCCCGCCCTCGACGGACTGATCGCCGCACTGCGGGACGCGGCGGCGACCTAGGGTCGGGAGCCCTCGGAGACTCCTGACGCGGTGTCGATGACGTCGTCGAGGACCTCTCGGGAACGGACCAGGTCGTTGATCATGCGGTCGATCCGCTCACGCTCCGAGGTGAGATCGTTGACCAACCGCGGTGTGGCGATCTCCGACGGGCCGCCGTCGGCATCACGCATGCACGGAAGCAGTTGCGCGATCTTCGAGCTGCACAGTCCCGCCGCGAAGAGCTCCTGGATACGGATGACCCGGTCGACCGCGCTGTCTGGGTAGTCGCGGTGGCCGCCCGGGGTGCGCTCGGCCCCCAGGAGCCCCTGCTCGCCGTAGTAGCGCAGCGAGCGCTCGCTCACTCCGGTGCGCTGAGCCAGTTCACCGATCCGCATGTCGCACCTCGCCTGCCGCCGTATTGAACCTCACAAGAATGTCAGGTTCTACCGTAGCGTCACAACCGCTCGGCCGCCGGGATCAGCTGTTGGCCGAGCACGTCGAGCACCTCGGGCCGGTCGACGTCCTTGACGCCGACATAGACCATCTGGATGCCGAGCCCGGCGAGTTGGCGCAATGACTCGAGCGCACCGCCGATGTCGGCGGGATCGACCATGACCATGCTGGTCTTCTCGATCTCGTCGTAGTCGCGCCCGACCGCATCACAGTGCCCGCGCAGCACAGCGAGCTTGTGCGGGATGTCGCCGGGGAAGAGGTTGCACGCGTCGGCGTACTGGGCGACGAGCCGGAGCGTCTTCCGCTCGCCGGAGCCGCCGATGATGATCCGCGGATGCGGGCGCGACAGCGATTGCGGAGAGTTCAGCGGGCGCTCGAGTTGGTAGTGGCGACCTTTGAACGGTGTCTCGTCGCCGGACCACATCTGCCTGGCGATCTGCAGGGTCTCCTCGAGCCGCTCGAACCGCTCGGACAGCGGCGGGAAGGGAACGCCGAGGCCGACGCTCTCTTCCTCGTTCCAGGCCGCCCCGATGCCTAGCGCCGCGCGGCCGCCGGAGAGCACGTCGAGCGTCGTGACGATCTTCACCAACAGGCCGGGGTGTCGGTAGTGGACGCCGGTGACCATCGTCGCGAGCTCGGCCCGTGCGGTGTGGGCGGCGATGAAAGCCAGCGCCGCGTAACCCTCGAGCATCTCCTGCTCCGCCGGACCGTTCATCCGGATCTGGAAGTAGTGGTCCATCACGGCGATGGAACGAAAGCCCGCTTCGTCTGCCGTCCGCGCGACCCGTGCAAGCGTGTCACCGAGTGCCGGTGCTCCGCCCTGCCAGGTGAAGCTGCCGAGTGTGAGTCCTAGTCGCATCGAGCTGCCTCCCGATGGAAGTTAGTAGTTATACCGTAGCACTATCATCGGAGAATGAGCGGCTGCGGACGTTGCTTCCACCTAGACTGACGCCGTGCCGACCAAGAAGTTGTCCGACGACAAGACCGCGGACGAGCTCGCCGATCTCGCCGACCGGCTCGTGGGACGGATCTGGGGACACTTCCAGGCGCGGGTCGCCGAGTTCGGGCTGTCGATGCCGGAGGCGAAGGTGCTTCAGGCGCTCGACGGACCGGAGATGGTGCCGATGCGTACGCTCGCCGAGCGGGTGCACGCCAACCCGTCCAACATCACCGTCGTCGTCGCACGCCTCGACGGCCGGGGCTACGTCACCCGGGAGGGCACGAGTGACCGCCGGGTGAAAGGTGTTCGCCTGACGAGGGCCGGCCTCGACCTGCGCCGACGCCTTGCCGACCGCCTGCGCGAAGACCATCCGGCGGTCGGCGACCTCTCGCCTACGCAGCAGGCCGCGTTGCTGCGACTGCTGCGCGCGCTCGACCTGTAGCTAGCGGGTCACTTCGAGCGGGAGAAGACGAGCGGGTTCTGCTCCTCGTTGTCCAGCATGTCTCCGACGGTGAGGGTCTCGAAGTAAGCCGGTGGCAGCACGTTCTGAGTCCCGTTGAACGTCGAACCCTCCGGCATGTAGGCGCACGTCAT
Coding sequences within:
- a CDS encoding MerR family transcriptional regulator; amino-acid sequence: MRIGELAQRTGVSERSLRYYGEQGLLGAERTPGGHRDYPDSAVDRVIRIQELFAAGLCSSKIAQLLPCMRDADGGPSEIATPRLVNDLTSERERIDRMINDLVRSREVLDDVIDTASGVSEGSRP
- a CDS encoding LLM class F420-dependent oxidoreductase, which codes for MRLGLTLGSFTWQGGAPALGDTLARVARTADEAGFRSIAVMDHYFQIRMNGPAEQEMLEGYAALAFIAAHTARAELATMVTGVHYRHPGLLVKIVTTLDVLSGGRAALGIGAAWNEEESVGLGVPFPPLSERFERLEETLQIARQMWSGDETPFKGRHYQLERPLNSPQSLSRPHPRIIIGGSGERKTLRLVAQYADACNLFPGDIPHKLAVLRGHCDAVGRDYDEIEKTSMVMVDPADIGGALESLRQLAGLGIQMVYVGVKDVDRPEVLDVLGQQLIPAAERL
- a CDS encoding MarR family transcriptional regulator is translated as MPTKKLSDDKTADELADLADRLVGRIWGHFQARVAEFGLSMPEAKVLQALDGPEMVPMRTLAERVHANPSNITVVVARLDGRGYVTREGTSDRRVKGVRLTRAGLDLRRRLADRLREDHPAVGDLSPTQQAALLRLLRALDL
- a CDS encoding DUF1206 domain-containing protein, producing MPNESGQLSAVAASITAGAPGRWLRALTQWGLVSRAVVYLLLGYLALRIALAAVGGRTAEPASSAGAVQEAARQTWGQVTLLLLAAGFACYALNQLVEAVFRPGRAGSRMNRWRMRAVSCFGCLLYVAFCITTLSLLDSFGRVAGTAGSEQAQDTALTATLLRSGPGHLLVWVAGVLFVLSGLELGRRSVKLTFQERFVAELHPPWFGTVIRVLGALGCIARATVFVLVGAFILKAAVLGEARQTKGLDATFRSVAHAAYGRVTVTALAFGLLSYGLYCLLEARYRDLTPG